The proteins below come from a single Plantactinospora sp. KBS50 genomic window:
- a CDS encoding DUF6232 family protein: protein MTLYYRDDSVQVTSEMIWSNGTTVRVADVTYVWHARGRSSARVRSRLLVRGGVVFLLSVPPLVALVCVVSLLYAAQDRHRWGLVIAILAIGAAASLAMIPFLEFPLGWLDRSYSRGGGVQELWIQTRGTEILLLRTSDAQRFGQVYRAVQRVVEHRTDPR from the coding sequence GTGACGCTCTACTACCGGGACGACTCGGTACAGGTCACCTCCGAGATGATCTGGAGCAACGGCACGACCGTACGGGTCGCCGACGTGACGTACGTCTGGCATGCCCGCGGGCGCTCCTCCGCCCGGGTGCGGTCCCGGCTGCTCGTCCGCGGCGGCGTGGTCTTCCTGCTGTCCGTCCCGCCGCTGGTGGCGCTGGTCTGCGTGGTCTCGCTGCTGTACGCGGCGCAGGACCGGCACCGCTGGGGGCTGGTCATCGCGATCCTGGCCATCGGCGCCGCGGCCAGCCTGGCGATGATCCCGTTCCTGGAGTTCCCGCTGGGCTGGCTGGACCGTTCCTACAGTCGCGGCGGCGGGGTGCAGGAGCTGTGGATACAGACCCGGGGCACCGAGATCCTGCTGTTGCGCACCAGCGACGCGCAGCGGTTCGGCCAGGTCTACCGGGCGGTGCAGCGGGTGGTCGAGCACCGGACCGACCCGCGGTGA
- a CDS encoding enoyl-CoA hydratase/isomerase family protein, with protein MDDFVRVEIRDGIGTIRLERPPMNALNTQVQEELRAAAVAVTADSGVRAVIVYGGEKVFAAGADIKEMAAMSYADMAERAPALSGAFDAIARIPKPVVAAITGYALGGGCELALACDWRVVAQDAKLGQPEIKLGVIPGAGGTQRLARLVGPARAKELIMTGRMVDAAEALRIGLADRVVPAEQVYDAAVELVGSFRTGAAHALRAAKQAIDGGLEMDLASGLAWESQLFAGLFATDDRREGMAAFVEKRKPDFTGR; from the coding sequence GTGGACGACTTCGTCCGGGTGGAGATCAGGGACGGCATCGGCACGATCCGGCTGGAGCGCCCGCCGATGAACGCCCTGAACACCCAGGTGCAGGAGGAACTGCGGGCCGCGGCCGTCGCGGTCACCGCCGACTCCGGCGTCCGCGCGGTCATCGTGTACGGCGGGGAGAAGGTGTTCGCGGCGGGGGCCGACATCAAGGAGATGGCGGCGATGTCGTACGCCGACATGGCGGAGCGGGCGCCGGCGCTCTCCGGCGCCTTCGACGCGATCGCCCGCATTCCCAAGCCGGTGGTCGCGGCCATCACCGGGTACGCCCTCGGCGGCGGCTGCGAGCTGGCGCTTGCCTGCGACTGGCGGGTGGTGGCGCAGGACGCGAAGCTGGGCCAGCCGGAGATCAAGCTCGGCGTGATCCCCGGCGCCGGCGGCACCCAGCGACTGGCCCGGCTGGTCGGTCCGGCCCGGGCCAAGGAGCTGATCATGACGGGTCGGATGGTGGACGCCGCGGAGGCGCTGCGGATCGGCCTCGCCGACCGGGTGGTGCCGGCCGAGCAGGTGTACGACGCCGCCGTGGAACTGGTGGGGTCGTTCCGCACCGGAGCGGCGCACGCGCTGCGGGCCGCCAAGCAGGCCATCGACGGCGGCCTGGAGATGGATCTCGCCTCCGGTCTGGCCTGGGAGAGCCAACTGTTCGCCGGGCTGTTCGCCACCGACGACCGCCGCGAGGGCATGGCCGCCTTCGTCGAGAAGCGCAAGCCCGACTTCACCGGCCGCTGA
- a CDS encoding acetolactate synthase, whose protein sequence is MADQIEGHGGELALAALRASGVTEMFTLSGGHVFPLYDAAHKAGFPIYDVRHEQSAVFAAEAVAKLQRRPGLAVLTAGPGVTNGISGLTSAFFNASPVVVLGGRAPAFRWGAGSLQEIDHIPLVAPVTKHAATVGSVDEIPAAVTTALTAALSPHRGPVFLDLPLEVIFSVGDADVPGAVTVEPVQPDPDEVARAARLLAGAERPVIIAGSDVYAGDAVAALREAAEALQIPVFTNGMGRGALPPAHPLAFAKARRAALRGADVVAVIGTPLDFRLSFGDFGDARVVHIVDAPSQRAGHVETAAAPAGDLRLILSALADHPGDRADHGSWIADLRAAEDAARERDAAETAADTDPIRPARVYGELRRILAPDAITIGDGGDFVSYAGRYLEPAQPGTWLDPGPYGCLGTGMGYAMGARVSHPDRQICVLMGDGAAGFSLMDVESLVRQKLPVVIVVGNNGIWGLEKHPMQAMYGYDVAADLQPGLRYDEVVRALGGAGETVAKSADLAPALQRAFDAGVPYLVNVLTDPSDAYPRSSNLA, encoded by the coding sequence ATGGCTGACCAGATCGAGGGGCACGGCGGCGAACTCGCCCTCGCGGCCCTGCGGGCGTCCGGGGTTACCGAGATGTTCACCCTGTCCGGCGGGCACGTCTTCCCGCTCTACGACGCGGCGCACAAGGCCGGCTTCCCGATCTACGACGTCCGGCACGAGCAGTCGGCGGTGTTCGCCGCCGAGGCGGTGGCCAAGCTCCAGCGCCGCCCCGGGCTGGCGGTGCTCACCGCCGGCCCGGGCGTGACCAACGGGATCTCCGGACTGACCAGCGCGTTCTTCAACGCCTCCCCGGTCGTGGTGCTCGGCGGCCGGGCACCGGCGTTCCGCTGGGGAGCCGGCAGCCTCCAGGAGATCGACCACATCCCGCTGGTGGCCCCGGTGACCAAGCACGCCGCCACGGTGGGCTCGGTCGACGAGATCCCGGCGGCCGTGACCACCGCGCTGACCGCGGCGCTCAGCCCGCACCGTGGCCCGGTCTTCCTCGACCTGCCGCTCGAAGTGATCTTCTCGGTGGGCGACGCGGACGTGCCGGGCGCGGTCACGGTGGAGCCGGTGCAGCCGGACCCGGACGAGGTGGCCCGGGCGGCCCGGCTGCTCGCGGGCGCCGAGCGTCCGGTGATCATCGCGGGCTCCGACGTGTACGCCGGGGACGCCGTGGCGGCGCTGCGCGAGGCCGCCGAGGCGCTCCAGATTCCGGTCTTCACCAACGGGATGGGCCGCGGCGCGCTGCCGCCGGCGCATCCGCTCGCCTTCGCGAAGGCCCGCCGCGCCGCGCTCAGGGGCGCCGACGTGGTCGCGGTGATCGGCACCCCGCTCGACTTCCGGTTGAGCTTCGGCGACTTCGGCGACGCCCGGGTCGTACACATCGTGGACGCGCCGTCGCAGCGGGCCGGGCACGTCGAGACGGCCGCCGCGCCCGCCGGCGACCTGCGGTTGATCCTCTCCGCGCTGGCCGACCACCCGGGCGACCGCGCCGACCACGGAAGCTGGATCGCCGACCTGCGGGCCGCCGAGGACGCGGCCCGGGAACGGGACGCCGCCGAGACGGCCGCCGACACCGACCCGATCCGGCCGGCCCGGGTGTACGGCGAACTGCGCCGGATCCTCGCCCCGGACGCGATCACGATCGGCGACGGCGGCGACTTCGTCTCGTACGCCGGCCGCTACCTGGAGCCGGCCCAGCCCGGCACCTGGCTCGACCCCGGCCCGTACGGGTGCCTCGGCACCGGCATGGGCTACGCGATGGGTGCCCGGGTCAGCCACCCGGATCGGCAGATCTGCGTGCTGATGGGCGACGGCGCCGCCGGCTTCTCGCTGATGGACGTGGAGTCGCTGGTCCGGCAGAAGCTGCCGGTGGTGATCGTGGTCGGCAACAACGGCATCTGGGGGCTGGAGAAGCACCCGATGCAGGCCATGTACGGATACGACGTGGCGGCCGACCTCCAGCCGGGCCTGCGCTACGACGAGGTGGTCCGGGCGCTCGGCGGCGCGGGGGAGACGGTGGCGAAGTCCGCCGACCTCGCACCCGCGTTGCAGCGGGCGTTCGACGCCGGGGTGCCGTACCTGGTCAACGTGCTGACCGACCCGTCCGACGCGTACCCCCGGTCCTCCAACCTGGCCTGA